AAGGCCTAGGTAAAATAAATGCTTGGCTTTAATAGAAATAGACATTAACACATACTATATGACAAGTAAATACAATATGAAATACAAATTTATCtatttcaaattgatttgttaattttatatactaacAGCACCTATATTAAAGTTTTAGGACTTAcacgcgcactcagagtcatttaatggttacttaacccagtccttagcaattgtttttcatacaaaatcgttaataaagaatagtttaagtaagcattaaatgactctgagtgtggcagttaatgCCTTAAGTTAAAGTGTAGCCGTgtgaacaaaatacaaatagttgaaggaaaatattaataagaaagtTTCAGATTgcaaattaaatacctattactatattatatacatacaaacattataaattataattaaaatatatttgtaatatgatttaatatttattttaaatattataatagtaaatattccTGCACAATTTATACATAGTCGTCTGATTCCTAACTAGGCAGAGCCTGTACAGTATTCAGAAAGctgataaaaatacttatacacgtctaaatacatacatattatacaatacaaatcTCTTCTATACAATATACTGTTCAATCCTACTACCCCCATTACCTCAAAGAACGTTTTAAGTTCTTCCATGACACATATTCTAGACCAGTACGGTCATCGGAGGAATTGAAGCTTGAGATGCCCCAGCATGCGAGCAGAGCCTTCGACCGATCGTTTACGTTTCGGGCTGTGCGACTGTGGAATGCTCTGCCGCTTACAGTAAGACAAGCACAGTCCCTCGCGTCGTTTAAGGTGCTCGTGAAGGAACATTATCTCTCCACGATGTAGTTCACTATTTTtccttgttattgtttttatttttacttactttcACTTATTCTGTCATTTATAtcatgtttagtttttttttttgtatgtatgtatgtatgtatatatgtatgtatgtatatgtatgcatgtatgtatgtaattatattatattctatgtaAGTCACACACCTACACCTAGAACCACCTCCACTACCACTCAACAGCTCCatccacccaaaggttgcctggCGCTTATCGCTATAAGCGATGCCTTTGTGCACTTTCATCCTAAAAGATGTTAACTtatgcttaatttatttaaatgtatacaataaaggttatttatttattatgtactgtcagtacataataaataaataaagtttattatgtactaacagcttagttatttagttattcaCTCTCAAAATAGAATTTGAGAGAGTGAATAAAATTGCTAAAAAAAAGTTTTGGTGAGCAAAAAGTTGTgtcaaattgtaattataattattatacatatttagataGCGCTCAAAAATTTAAAGCGCTTTACTTCTATTAGGAGGCTGACCAACTCAAATAAGAGGAGATTCTCAATTCAGCCTTTGGTTTtcgtctttatttttttaatgtattattatacataaaaaaaatcgatgtACGATTACTCCGTGATTTTTAGTCCGATTGCCGCCGTTCTTATTTAGTTTGACACGGAATGCATGCCATTTGGTACCATAAAAATTTTATACAGTTcggttttaataaaatgctgTGTTACTTACGCGCTATTTAGATAATGTAATACTCGCTTCGGATTACAAACAATATCATTTCGTGTGGATAATTTATAGTCccaaatacgtatttttatttcatttacgtattttaattacaagtcATTACAATACTGCCTAACCCTGCCTATTAGGCCTggctgaagaggtaggcagagatgcattaCTACAACACTACGTTTCGCCAGTTTTTTTTAGTCCTAcataataggggtgagcctattgttgtACTGGGCATATTactagactccgtgctgctactgaaaaTTTCCTTttagaaaaatctaataatactaaTAACCTATTGCTCCtaagatattaaaatgttttctttaactaTTTTCAGGACGCCAAACTCCACCCATAATTGATCAAAGTATGCCATCTACATCAGGGCTGCAACTTTTAAAAGTACAACAAATTGACCAAAACATGCAACCATCAACATTAACTGCTATTCAAGTACCAAGAGGTTTgtaaagtttaaacaaaaattatccaacatacataaattttccggagctgcggactacctagcgggcttaccggggctccggctcgaaaagcaggagtagaaacggggtggtttttagtcaagagaagtcattggatgattttcaaccctcaaaaaaaaacatacattaatttATCTGCTCAAGATGGTTTGTTGAAGTCGCcataaccgaaaaaaaaatttatacaTGCCATAAGTTTTCAGTTTTAAGaataatattgaagaaaaattgATTCATTTCGTTGTTCATAAAATCATGCAGCACTCCATTCACTTGGTTACTTGCATTCACTCTCTTAGCGAGACAGCACGTTTGTTACGTCTATTAACGAGTTTTTTCCTTGGTCTTTCGCACTAACGTGCATCACATTGGaaaatattagaacttatgTGTTTCGATGTGGCGCACTTACAGTTAATTGCTATTTTGAACTTCGAAATACCGTTTTACAGTCAGTCTGTAATGTGCTCGGTACGGCAACAGGCTCGCTGCCTATCACGTAGTATTATAAATCTGGCAAAGAGTGGATGTAgcaatgcacctctgcctatcgaTACGGTAGGCTGAGGTGCTCTGCTACTCTTCAGGGTTACAGTGctgttaatattttgtagttacaGGCGTGAGtgtatgtttatatttgtgTATATAGTCTGTGTCTTGTAATAACTgccaaaaatttatttaaaaaaatttttccCCTcgactctgcctacccctttggtaAACAGGTGTGagtctatgtatgtatgaaaattaGGATAtgtgatttataaataactttattttccaGGTCATCAGCAGCCGAGTGATGCAGAATCTGTCGCATTGCAGACTTCTACAATTTATAAACCTACAATGAGTAAGAAACAATCcatcatcattttaaaatattctcattTCATTCTCAGTTTTGTCTTTAATGTCCGGGTCGACTGTCTAGTCTAAACAGATTGGATCGAAGACCGAATATCTATTTAATATGCGTTAGGCTTTTTAAGGGTACTGACTTCCCGTAACGATTATCATAACTGATCTTATGACAACCCGGAACGACGGCCCTAACGTGCTGGCCGAGGCACGAGACAAGCGATAATTACGCACATAACTTCGAAAACATTATTAAGCAATGTTAATACTGTGTGGTATCTAATGTAAcctctataataattatctttaatataattttaaataagtttttcgGTCGAGTTCACTATGTGGTTTAAACCAGACGCAACGAAATATACATTTTTCCACTGATCTCATAGATAGAGCATATTACCTCTCTTCGTCATCTTCTGACTGACTTTAAGTCGCCGGAATATTGTACTATAGACTCAATATTGTGTATTAATTTCTTCTCCAAAATTATATACATCTTTTATTACAGGTCTTcggaaacaacaaaataatattaaaattatcaataaattGAAGATGAAGTTGGAAAAAATggcattgaaatataaaaatcaaaaaagaCAAATACAAGCTGCTAAGAAAATGTCAATGAATACAGCGTTTCTGTCGGCAATTGAAAAACTACCCGAAAGTATAAAGACTTTCACAAAGCttcaattaaaaagtcaaataaaaccAAGAGGAAGACGGTTTACTAATGAGGAAAAGGTTATGGCACTAACCATATTAAAACAAAGCCCAAAGGCgtatgaattattaaaaaaatgtttgtgttgcCTTCAAAGAGATGTCTGCAGGGCTTATTACATTCTTTTAGAATGGAACCAGGCATCAACAAAGAGATTTTAGAAGATTTGAAGAAAGTTGCAAGTCGCATGTCTACGGAAAATAAActtgttaacattttatttgatgaaGTTTCCTTGGCACCTGGCGTAGAATATAATGCAGCTATTGGCAAAATCATTGGCTTTGAAGATTATGGATATACAAGAAATAAAACTCTGGCTGACCACGCACTTGTCTTCATGATAAAAGGCATAAAAAGTAAATGCAAACAGCCCATTTGCTTCACATTTTGTAAAGGAACAACAAAGGCGGCagaattaaaaaatcttttgaaatgcattataaaagaaataaatgcaaCTGGCTTAATAGTTGTGGCTACTATTTGTGACCAAGCCACAACAAATGTAAGAGTGGTGCGGGAGCTACAAAACGATACCAGAGAAAGATATGTTCGACAGGGGAATAGCTATAATAGTCAAGCGTTTGAAAttaatggtaaaaaaatatttcccctGTTCGATACCCCGCACCTTCTCAAAGGAgtcagaaataatttattaagtaaaaatgcCAAATTTGTACAAAATGGTGAAGTCAAATGGGCTAAATGGGAACATCTAAAAATGTTATTAGCTGTTGATGATGGGGATGACGAAATTCGACTAGTCAATAAGCTAACAGAAATGCATGtcgataaaaacaaaatacccaAAATGAAAGTCAAGTT
This is a stretch of genomic DNA from Spodoptera frugiperda isolate SF20-4 chromosome 24, AGI-APGP_CSIRO_Sfru_2.0, whole genome shotgun sequence. It encodes these proteins:
- the LOC126912240 gene encoding uncharacterized protein LOC126912240 isoform X7, coding for MPNKSRLKCYFGCANDGPLHHFPNPKSTKLEDIEKFSRWKAVLDKITQEKGNVYIYNHILLCNKHFLEGYQLPSRRLTKNAVPTLNLGRQTPPIIDQSMPSTSGLQLLKVQQIDQNMQPSTLTAIQVPRGHQQPSDAESVALQTSTIYKPTMSLRKQQNNIKIINKLKMKLEKMALKYKNQKRQIQAAKKMSMNTAFLSAIEKLPESIKTFTKLQLKSQIKPRGRRFTNEEKVMALTILKQSPKAYELLKKCLCCLQRDVCRAYYILLEWNQASTKRF